The genomic window GTAGTTTCAGAAGTAAAAAATGGCTGTTCTGCAAATTTTTTAGGAACACAGGCGCacaactaaggccttgtttagttggcgaatttttttggaaaatgatactgtagcactttcgttgttatttagcaattagtgctcaatcatagtctaattaggtttaaaagattcgtctcgtgaatttcgtctaaactgtgtaattagttttattttttatttatatttaatgcttcatgcatgcgtccaaagattcgatgtgacggggaatcttgaaaaattttgcaaaattttatgaactaaacaggcactaacTTACTAACATATATGCATGAGTCTTCTTCAGTTTATCTTCAGCCTGATCGCTTGCTCGTATATGATCGTGAATTATaagctggaataatatttttctctcataccaaatcagtcagcagtaaataatccacgatcatttacggcctgccgaacaggctgcttaCCTTCGGTACCTCCACATATAACATGTGATTGTTCTATAGCATGATGTTGTTTTACTCCATCCAGTTACATATAAATGACGTTTTGGGTTATCTAAAGCTAACTATTCCAAACCCAATTGTTTTTATGTGTCGAGTTTGAATGCTTGGAAGTAGCTATactagatttgtcttgaaaatagTCTCCTAAAAATATACCGTTGctacattttatagatatattagAGCAAAAGATGTATAATAGTCAAAGTTTGAAACCATTGACTTCACCCAACTTTAAAATATGGCTAATTTATGATAGGAGAGAGATCGAGTGCAGTTGTGTGGGGAACACAAATAGATTTAGGGCCATTTGGATCCTAttattttggaggaattgaaatttTACTTAATAGATCATGctatttggcttgaaatttgacattccacaactttttcaagtttacatataagcctatctcaaatttataGGGTGAAAAATAAAAATTGATTCTATACATCACCATGCTATGTTTCTACTTTCGaacttataacacgctcttcaaATCGCTTtcctacaatagaaatgcaatatatAAGTAACTCTCTTGTATGAcaaacaataatatacaaatatattccacgtagaactatattagcttaattaatttaTGCCTAAcctataattattagaatgaattcaattccaaggatccaaacgggcGCCCTTAGCAATTTGATCTTCTAATTCTTTGAGTCTTTCTTCTTCGGCTTCCTTTGCCTTTGAAGAATTTGGGTCTTAGGGTGCATCTTTCTCAAGACTTTGGTTTTCGCCCGTTGCTGGTGGGTCTTCTTCAGTTTCCCCGAAGATAACTTTTCTGCCCTGTCTACCCATTGGTTTTTTGTGGTCGTGGGAGTCTTCGAGCACACATAAATGGTGGGGGCCAAATGTTGAGTGAAATAATCGCACAAACATCCATGTTGAACATAAGCCAAAGTTGTATTCATTTCATGATCGTACTGTATATATCAGAGGGAATATTTATAGATGTCCTAGCCTTCGTAATCTATATACAAATGATCATTTTACCTCATCTTAGATTGTTACAACCCCTTTAAACTACAAGGACGAAGTGGTCTTTTTCACTATCCTAGTTTTGATCCTTCAACTTGCTCTTATCGAACTTATTTTGACTTCGCCTATGGAGCAATGTCGGAATCTTGTCTTCGCTTCCggtcttcttctcatcttccgCGAAGTCAAAACATCATCTTCACCTTTCTAGCCTCCTGTAATCAAACTTTGTTACAAAATTTTAGACTTGACTCTAAAGTTCCGGGGCTGAGTTTTACGACGAAGTCAAATCCTAATCGTGCAATTTGCAATTTGGTGAACACAAACTATCCCGTCTATTACCGTGATGAAATACAAAAATACAGCAACGCGCGCAGTTAACTTGTACGGGAAATTCACCTAGTCGGCAAACCGCTTACCAAAAAAACGTGGGCGATCGAGCGGGACAAATTATACCTGGCCAGTCGCCATGCGATGCGATAAGTAGTCGGACCTAGTACGATCGAGATATATAAGGAACGCCACTACTCACCGAACGATCGCTTACAGCGGGATTCTCGTAAAAGGTTTCCATATTCATCCCTATTCTCTACTCGGACTCGGGCACGCGTTCCACGCCGACGAGGCGACGAGCCACGATATTACGGCCGCAGGCACCGGCGACGACGTTCGGTGCGGGAAAAAAAATGTGCCACAAGTAACCGCCGCCGCAGCCACCACCACCGGCCGGGCTACCCAAAACCCACTTCGCATCTCGCATTCTCGCGTCAGATCTCAGATACATCCCCGAAGGCCACGGCGTGTGCGTCATGGCCGCCGACGACTGGCGCTACGCGACCAACCGCCGCGAGGCTGACGAGCGCGGCTACACCGGCGACAACCGCAGGTCAGCTTGGGCACAGTGGGGAACGGGCCGAAACTCCGCGTCTGCCCACCGTGGCGAGGATGGTCTTCGTCCCTCCGGCGCGCGTCCGCCGCAGAAACGCCGACACGGAGCAGGTGATCTCCCCAAGCCTGTCCATTTTGTCTCGGCGGCCGTCTCGTCGTCCGATGAGCATGGGGATTCTCGTAATCTCGCATCGTCCTCGTCCGTGGATCCGGCTCGGCAGGCCacgtcgccgccgccggagccgggGAGCCTTGCGTCCAACGCGGTGGTGGCGCAGATGATGAAGCGCATGAACTACAAGGAAGGCAGCGGCCTCGGGAGGCACGGGCAGGGGATCATCGCTCCCATCGAGGTGGCCCTCCGTCCCAAGAATGCCGGCCTCGGCAGCGTCGAGAGATCCATCATCGGTGGAGTGGACGGGCTGCCGCCACCCAGCGACGAAAACTGGCCCAAGTGGGACGAAGCCGGAGGAGCAAGGAAACGGAAGCGCGATCGGGACGTCGTCGACGACAAGATCCTAGCCAGACGTCTGGAGGAGAGCGCCGCCGAGGCCGTCGTGCGTGTGCAGAAAGCACTCGCGCGGGCGGCCCGGTGGTCGTCGACGTCGAGTGGCTTGCTAGGAGACCTGAGACCCGGGGACGCGAGGCCGGCGGCCGCGATCACCAAGGCCATGAAGTGGGTGCAGGAGCAGAGCGCGTCGGGGACGCTCACGACGGGCGAGCTGATCCGCGAGTTCACAGCCTTGAAGGAGAAGTGTCCCCGGGAGTACACGACGTACCGCCTCGCGGACACGGCGCGCGCGATCGTGGCGCCGCTGCTGCGCGCGGTGTTCCAGCGGTGGGAACCGCTGGAGGACCCGTCGAGCGGGCTGGAGGCGGTGACCACGCTCAAAGACATCCTCTTGGACGACGGGTCGGCCGTCTCGCCGTACGGAGCGCTGGTCGACGACGTGGTGGTGGGTCCCGCGCTGGCATCGGCGGCCGAGACGTGGGAGGCCAAGGACCCGGAGCCGATGATCCGGTTCCTGGAGACGTGGGGTGACGCGTTGCCGCTCCCTGCCATCCAGCGCCTCCTGGAGCAGGTGGTCATGCCGAAGCTGTGGGCCGCCGTCGAGTTGTGGGAGCCGCGGTGGGAGCCTGAGCCGTGCCACGTCTGGGTGCAGCGGTGGATCCCGCTCCTCGGGCGCTGGCTCGAGCCGCTGTACGTGATGGTGCGGCACAAGCTCGGGAAGGCGCTGCTGGGATGGCACACGGCGCGCGCCTTAGCTGACTACGACATGGTGTTACCGTGGAAAGACGCGTTCGGGCCGGAGGCTTGGGAGGAGTTCGTCGGCCGGCACGTCGTGCCGTACCTGAGGCACGGCCTGCAGGCACTGCGCGTCACGCCGCCGAAGCAGGAGGACGGCGGGTTCGCCAGGGTAATGAGGTGGGCGTCCGTGGTGTCGGTGCAGGACATGGCGCAGCTCCTGGAAGAGGAGTTCTTCGGCAAGTGGCAGGACGCGCTGTGCCGGTGGGTGTGGGCTGCGAAACCCACGGTGGGGGAGGCCATCGCATGGCACGAAGGGTTTAAACGGCTCTTGATGCCGGAACTGCTCGCCGAAGAGCGTGTTAGTGTGCCTATCGAGTCCGGTCTCCAAAAGATCAACAATGCGGCGCAAGGAATAGAAATTTATCGGCATGAGCGGGGGCAGTACGCCAGTGAGGCTCACTCTTGCCGCTCTAGATCGAGATGGCGTGCGGTGGTCGGTAACAGAAGCAATAAGCGCCACCGGTGATCAACGCGAAAAAGACTGGAGATGTGAAGTCACTTCTGTGTGTTATGGATTCAAGAAGTGGTTGGTAACAGAAGCAATAAGCACCACTGGTGATCAACGCGAAAAAGAATAGGAGATGTGAAGTCCCTTCTGTGTGTTATGGATTCAGGAAGATCCAAGATGTATGTATGCACTACTCCCTCCGCTCGAAATTCAGAGTCGATTTAGCTTTCCTAGATACATGGCTTTTACTACTTTCTCCGtccagaaaaaaaaacacaattctagctttgaacctatggacggagggagtacatgtctAGCTATGCTTAGATACAtagctatgtatttagaaaagctatAACGACTTTCAATTTGGAATGATGGGAGTGGGAGTATTATGAATTAAGCTCGGCTATGTTAGTTCATGCTGCTTTAATATTCATTACTGTATGTAGCCATGTTTTTTTTTATGAACTATGTAGCCATGTTGTGATGGACAGAGTACTATGTTGGGGCGGATACGTGAGCATCCCATATTGGTTGGTTTGGTTTCGTTAAATATGAGACTGGAACTCCATGATATGCTCTTGACCAACATCTTATACATGCAGTCAAATGATAAATCATCTTTTTCTTTGTTCCTTTTGTGCAATGCTATGCCAATTTTGAATACAGATTGTTTGAATGTAAATTTCTCTTCATCACAAGATACATTTTTGTACGCTGAATATCAGAATGCACATAATAACAGGAACATACCAGGTAATGTATGTGTATCACCAAAATATCTGAGTGTACATACAGTTACCAGAAGAGAAGTACCGCATGCAACAACCCTGACACCAGCCGGCTTTGGTTGATCCAGCCATCCaggtatatatatgtatgtgtactGCTGAAATATCAGAGTGTACATACAGTTACCAAAAGATAAATACAGGATGGAGCAGCCACTGACACCGGTTGACTTTGGTTGATTTTACATGCCATACAACATCAGCTAACCAGAATTTGAGTCTTAGATTGAAAAACTTAAGCGTTGGTTACTGGTCTGAGCTGCATTATCCGGATCTCACCAGCTCACCACCTGAGGATCCTGGTTTGTCCATCACGCCGATCTCATTATCAGTCTATGCAAATAAGCTCAATCTCTTCTGGCTGATCCATTTGAACCCAAACTGGTTTACAGGATAAAAGCTCAATGTCTTCAGGTTGTCCAGCATGGAATGATACATCTTTACAGGTCTCAGCTGAAATTGATAAACACAAATGAAAGCAAGCTTGTTAAATGTCCTGAGTTGACATAAACAATACTAGGTGCCAAATACATTCTTCCTATTAAAGAATAGGCAAATTCGTTGTCGTTAATGCGTATGCATGCCAAAAATGAAAAAGAGCCGACAAAGGAACAAGTATCTGTGGATGGAGCTACCTTCAGAATGATGTACATCGGTTTGTCCAGATGTAAGATCCGTAAATGCAGCAAAATTGCAATTACATTCATGTGTTCGTCCCACACACCTTAAAAATGTCCAAGTTGTCTAAAATATAGAGCGAGCATGGATGTTTCAGAATCTGTTACATCAAATGACAATTATATTTGGTATATGTAATTTAGTGGTCACATGTACCTGACTATCTTGAACAGACAAATTCTGAAAAGGCAATACTTGACACCCTGAAAACTTATGTAGCTGCCCTTCCTGCTTCAATCTAAAACTGTGAAGGATTGGATTCGGGATCTTTTTCACTGATACAAGTTTCTTGTGACAACGGAGTTCTAATGTCTCAATATGAGAAAATATTCGGAGCTGCATTATTTGACTAACACACCAGCAACCCTCAATTTTAATACATTGGAGGGATGGGAAACTTGGCAAGTTGAGTAGATTCTCACAATTCTTTATACGAAGATTTTGCAGTGCCTGGAGCTTGGGCAGCCTGTTCAGTTTGCTACATCTCATGATGGTGAGATGCTGAAGACAACGGAAGTCTGTGGCCTCAATCTCATCCCATAGTTCCCAGGAATCCATGTTCATGAACTTCAGTGTCTCCAATGTAGGAAAGGCTCTGCTGGTGCTGGATCTACAATCACCACAGTTAGTTTCATCATGGCCAGGAAGCATTCGTCCCACATGCTTTATGCTGGTGAGCGAATTGATTGAAAGATGTTTGAGACAAGGTAACCGACCAAGAGAGGGCAGTTCTTTACAGTTCAGACAATCTTTTAGTTCTAAAATGGACAAGCTAAACATATACTCATTCCCCAGCCATAAAGGAAATCTGACACCACAAAAGCCCCTGATAGTCAATTCCTCTAGATCAGAGTGAGGTTGAAGACTATCCAAAACAGAGGATGCATCATCAGAAAACATGGAGTCGACACAAGACCAGTGGAGAATCAATTTGCGCAATTCAACTTTGTTCTTCATGCTAGCTTCAGGAGTAATTTGTGCACTTGTGATATTCTCTATTCCAGAGATGCATAGCTCTCCCTTAAGCTTATTCAAGTTAACCAAGTCAGCAATCCCACAGCTGCCTGAATCACTTCCAACCTTGATCACATGCATTGTCTCTAGGTTTGTTAATTCACCAATTCCACATGGTATGCACATATTCCAGTTATCCATGGATGGCAGTTCCAGATGCCTTAGATTAGTGAGGAATTTGATCCCCTGAGGTAATTCACCAAGGCTATTGCAGCATTTGAGACTCAACGAATGCAACTTGAAGAGTGCGCTTATTGACTCTGGTAGGCATTTGATTTTGGTATTTTCAAGACTGAGGTACCTAAGGTGTATCAATTCACCAACAGAGTGCGGCAGGTGCTCTATGTTGGTACTACTCAAGTCGAGAGCCCTCAAAGACCCAAGAAGCCTGAACAGGCCACTTGGGAAGTTTATGTACAAAGTATTTCCTTCACTCTTGAAATCATCCTTTTGAACAATCAATAATGTTCGCAGGCCAGGGGTAAGAGATTTTTTCAGATATTGGTTATGGAGTGCATAGAATTGCACAATTTCATTCGAGTGGTCCTCACTTGGACATAAGGATAAGTGTCTAGCATCTTCTTCTACATTGCTGAATGTAGATTTCTCTATCCTGGAATATTCTTTGGCTGATACATATTCAGCAAGCTCATGATAGAGGTCATGCATGACAAACCTGTTAGAAGAAAAAATATTGTAGTTCTATAAATTATCTCAGAACAACATAAACACACACGTAATATTATTACAAATAGTTGTCATCACAAAAAATGAGCCAAAAAAAAATCAATATGCATTACTGAGGTTGGTGATATTCTAATGCCATTAATTTAGTTAAATAATGGGAGTCACAAATCAGTATAAATCACAGGATTTAACAAGCAAACCAAAATGTTTACTATGTTATTGGATTGGAGGCAACCAAAATCTGGAAGAAAGCCAATAGCAGCTGCACTGTTCTCTTAGAATCACTGAAGAAACAACATAGAAACAACACAAAGTTCACAAGGCAAGGCATGGTAATTGCATATAACTCCCTACTTCCGTGACAGCCAGTAGAAGTAATCAAGAGTCAAAATGCATTCACACTGAGGAAACATCAACATATTATCCTATTATAACATGTGAACcttatgtaaaaatatatgaatggAAGATAAAATAGCGCCAGTGTTCTTGGTTGTGTAATCATGTTGACACTAATAGTATATTCATTAATATTTGGGGTTTACACATTTAATATGTAATGTATTAATTTCCTAATCTATTCCTTATCTTTCTGTATAAAAGCATTAGCTAGATTGCACAATGAACACCTCTTATAACGACACAAATATATATCAAGAATTGCTAGCAAGACATCAATGATGTGTTTTAACTCTTTAATCATTTTTTTTTGCAACACTCTACTCCCAACTTCTATTAAGAGGCATTTCATCCATTTGAAAGTCACTCCACCACCTTCATTATTCAGTTTCTGATATGTATCGCACATTAACATGCAACCTAAACACCGGGTAGATACATTGGATGTAGACATTGATGTATGGGCACTAGTGCGATGTACAACAAAAGTACACACCATCACCAACAGTTGAGTTCATGCACAACTTAGTTCAGCTTCAAATCATATGCAAGATGACTATTACAATTTACGATAGTGACGACTATCACGTAACAGCTATGATTAGCAAAAGGCAAGCTATTAATACTGAAATTGATTGTCACAGTTAAGAAAATGGATTGCCACTAACATGATTTTGTGTTCAGAACCAGATTCTCAACTTAATGCTTGGCACTTCAAGAATCATTGATGAAATTTCTAAAATGAACAATGTTTACCTCTCATCATTGTATggtgacctcagaagaaaaaaatTCTCCACAAGGTCATCAAAATACTTGCACGCAACATCTTCAGCATGACGTTCTTTGTCTGCTTCAATAAAGCCTTGCGCCAACCATAGACGGACCAGCTTGTCTTTTCTAAACAAATACTCTTTTGGGAATAGCGAGCAATAAGAAAAACAGTGTTTCAAGTGCTTATGCAGGCTACCGTAGCTCACAAGAAGAGCAGGAAGGGTCTGCCCAACCACTTCACTGTTCCAAAAATCGCTCTGCTCAACAGCCTCCCAATGGTTCCTATCAATTGCATTGGATAAAACATGACCAACTGCATTTGCAGCCATCGGCAAGCCTTTGCACCTTGCCGCAACCAATTTACCAATGGGGATAAGGCTGTCATCGATAATACTGGGATCACGGCCTCGCAAGGCAGCATCTTGGCAGACAGACCAGCAGCTGGTATCAGACAGGTACCCCAATTGGTGTATCTTCAAAGCCATCATATTGGCAACTTTAGTGCTTCTAGTGGTCACTATAATTTTGCTCCCAGGAGCAGCACATTTCAGAGGCACCTGCAAGCTCGCCCAGCGGTCTTGGCTTTCATCCCACACATCatcaagaacaagcaagaaccgcTTCCCATTCAGCTGATTAGTGATGACACGATGCATCTGGTTCATGTCGGCGAAGTCACAAGGGGACTCCGTGGCCTCTTCGGTGAGTTTCCTTGTAAGCTCCAGGACATTGAACTGTTGGCACATCCATACCCACATCTTAATGTCAAAGTTTGAGCTGACGGCTTTGTCATTGTAGATGTGCTGTGCTAAACTAGTCTTGCCAACACCGGCCGGCCCAACGATGGGAACAACAGAATAGACATCATAGCAATTAGCTTCGCCAGATAACAACAGCTCAACGACCTGCCTCCTGTCCCGCTCCCTTCCGTGAAGTCGGCATTTCATCAAGCCGCTGGTGGGCGTCATGGGGCTGACCTCGTGCCGCCTCTCCCCATCGCCGCTCCTCAGCCGGAGCGCTTCCCTGTCCCTCGCGATCTCGTTGTACCGCTCCATGATCTTGGCGATCTTGCGGCGGACGCGGTCGGGGGAAGAGGAGTACATCAGGCTGAGCTCGCGCTTCCGCTTGCCGCCAGCGCTGGCGCTGGTGCGGAGCAGATGGGCCTTGAACCCCTCGAGGCGCGCCGCGCGGAGCGCCTCGAACTCGAGCTCCTCGAGCACGTCCTGGGCCGCGTGCTCCAGGTCTCGGAGCTCCCGGAGCCACAGCGCGACGAAGTCGTCGGCCACCACCCGGTCCTCGGCGGCCCGGAGCGTGGCGCGGATGCGCCGGAGCCTGGACCTGAGCTTGTCGAGCTCGCCGTCGTCGACCGCGCTCGGCTCGGAGGAGGGCCCGAACTTGTGCAGTAACGGCGCGGCCAGTCGCTTGGCCCTGAAGGTGAAGTCATCCAGGAAGTCCCGCAGGTCGTCGACGAGCCTCCCCTCCCCTCGCGCCGCTGCCATGGGGGGAATCTGCTGGAGCACCGAGGCTCCGAGCTGAGGCTGTGCCGCTGTGACTAATTTGGTTGACCACTTTATTCAGATTCAGATGAAACCTGTACAAGTCCCGTTCCCGTGCATCCCGTGCAAGAGCATGGACAGCGTACTCGAGAGCCGTCGAATCGCTAGTTGACACCAGGGGCGTGTTTGTTTCCTTCTCAGCCTGGTCGGACCAGGAGAGCCAGGATAGCGGAGGCCGGGCCTAGCGGGTGCAACAGGTGCTTGTTTGGTTTAATTTCCCAGCGAAGCCCGTCTCACGCCGGATCTGCCTGGACTGCTGGATGTGGTGACCTTGGACACGTATATGGTAGAGTTACCTTCTTTGAGACATTCCATCGAGCACCTGGATGGCGTCCATGGAAGAGCACCCTCATTCCCCATTCCCCCGCCTTCCCCGGTTCCCCAGCGGAGGACGCCGGTCCTCGTCTGAAGAGCACGCTCACTCCTGCAGCTCTTCTCCTACACCAGTTGCACCGCCACCTCACACCCACCACCGTGCccaaatttttttataatttagcccttttttttgaaaatttctcacaaatagacctctggcggaaagaattcagaaaattgaCCCTTAGTTCGGCGCTAATGATGCtgacgccgagctaacacgtctcagcgccagcgtccctggTGCCGAGTTCCTGGGCTCGGTGgatgacatggcagggagctcggcgccagtcactctggcgccgagctccctgccatttaaccccggcccaaccttcctgcccgagcgttcttcctcttctttctcctccctctcgggttttttctctccccacttcacgaATCGACATAcattgaaaaccttgatttgatccgtagatcttcgagagcaaggtattctcgctcccctcctagttttttttcgcatcgattcggtatatattagtcagatttttgaacgtaataatcgtcatcacttagggtttcattatatccctcaatatatgtattacttgaatccatgtacatgtcaccctattaatagaaatggaccatcatcatgagacatttgaaatatcaaaacacttacttgtgtaagtcaacgccagttgagaacagagccgtaggccaaagttgtctcactccaaattggcgtgcaaccctatctgacaggtggtactcgacagcatagaagcatattagagggcacctcatcctatagaagtcgtcgtcggtcccacaaacgttgctcagctgaaaaggaagtgcgtcctctccaccgtACGGCTCctactccacctgcaacatgtccaaacaagaagTTAGATgatatactaatccttttcaaactagcatggaaaataaaatttacttacactagacgccgtcagcgtgtctagctcgttgGTGAACTCAATGTATGCCCGGTCTAACCTCGCGTACGGAACCCTGGcctagtcccaaaggtacgcccacgtcggctgccgtcttggaggctgaccttggaaccactcacgatgagccagaaCCTCAGGACGACCAACtggaagacgagcccacatccacagctgtaacaggtacacgcatccaccaagtgacgggttggACGAAGACCgatgacacccctcgcacagctgccggtatagaaaacacaagactgcagagccccagctgtagtgACCCGTCTGGTCCCAGTCACTAAGGCAGTGGACCACATTCAGGACGCACTATCATCCGTGGCGTCGAGGAAGAGAACgcaggcaaacaggtgtaggatccacgccctgcagtagtactcaactgtctcctcatctacctcctcggggcactgtgcgaactcttcctgtagccaggagatgggaactccagaagtgcgagccacttgctcgccaagctcacgcccaaggaaggcctccactcgtgctctccagccctctgacctACACTGCCCGATGACTAGGTTgccgtgaatccttaggcctagcatcttctgacagtcctgtagcgtgactgtcatctccccgaaaggtaggtggaagccgTGAGTCTTcgaccgccacctatatttaagacaaagcaatattaattatcaaaaagtcaatcgcatgaacaaatgccATGAATGAAGGCAATGATTTAatttaatacctgtcaaccaatgcagttatggccgctgagttgaacttgggcaacccacgacgaacctgaaaagagatgacatccaggccagctctttgcaggaaaggagtgtacctgtcgtcgtaccgcatgtccaagaacccactgtgggttctaggacaaaggagcggaaggtcctgcatcaaataaaatagtctcctgttacttcacaaacacatgtacgctcaccaaattttaaacaaaacttatagattattacctgccccagcgctataagacatcctcggtgggtcgcctcgtacgtcaggtcgagcaggtggaattgctccatcctacaaaaaagtgaatgaattcgaatttcaatatacaataaaatatgaacttagaaatgtataagtaattgacacaaatacaagcataaaaagagacatgcataattaattaaatgaagacgacaaatataaaataataaaatgaaccaatagccgcacctcactaatctgccaatggcaacttcgtgaattgtggccaaatctaccgcacttgccgcactcgtactgctcgagatcagtaacaaatggagttcctctcccatgcctcgttcttccgggtatctgatccataaccatcctgtgcctcgtcctctgccttgatccacacttgttccaatggtaagctggatccgcaatgtacttcggcccatcatatagaggccactctccaggtcccggaaaggcacgaagcgggggctccatgtgtgtaCAAGCGTGCCGACACTGAACTCGtcaggtatcctcctctcgatattatagttgtgatgcctagctgctgccaccaaatgagaacatagaaagtggtactgccttggtttaccataagtgtacttgaaatcttggaggacaaccacatgtatcctcgactctcggacctcgccgtcggacgttgtaccgcccctatgctcaacctgataagtccctgtggcatggtcaaagcatgtaatctcatgtgtgccagccctttctcttgtcttctctaggtgtgcctttgatttcagagcccatatctcttcatcactccgcaactgcaatgcatgggcatgtttatcattgaaccaggcaacaagcttatagaaggtgaattgaacgattgcattaacggacataccacgtatccccaatagcaacttattgaatgactctgccatgttgctgcactgaaactcgtacctccatccaccggcctcgtgagctctcgtccatttctccaaatccctcatcaaacttgtgagccattgtctaccttctgcatttgatgcggttctgacctgctccaacttttccttaaagtacttgtcctcaagatgtcgagcagcctcctggaacagatcaaagttacccttgacaccaTCCTTCCAAAGTAGATTCTCggtaaggtgccga from Miscanthus floridulus cultivar M001 chromosome 11, ASM1932011v1, whole genome shotgun sequence includes these protein-coding regions:
- the LOC136490950 gene encoding septin and tuftelin-interacting protein 1 homolog 1-like, whose product is MAADDWRYATNRREADERGYTGDNRRSAWAQWGTGRNSASAHRGEDGLRPSGARPPQKRRHGAGDLPKPVHFVSAAVSSSDEHGDSRNLASSSSVDPARQATSPPPEPGSLASNAVVAQMMKRMNYKEGSGLGRHGQGIIAPIEVALRPKNAGLGSVERSIIGGVDGLPPPSDENWPKWDEAGGARKRKRDRDVVDDKILARRLEESAAEAVVRVQKALARAARWSSTSSGLLGDLRPGDARPAAAITKAMKWVQEQSASGTLTTGELIREFTALKEKCPREYTTYRLADTARAIVAPLLRAVFQRWEPLEDPSSGLEAVTTLKDILLDDGSAVSPYGALVDDVVVGPALASAAETWEAKDPEPMIRFLETWGDALPLPAIQRLLEQVVMPKLWAAVELWEPRWEPEPCHVWVQRWIPLLGRWLEPLYVMVRHKLGKALLGWHTARALADYDMVLPWKDAFGPEAWEEFVGRHVVPYLRHGLQALRVTPPKQEDGGFARVMRWASVVSVQDMAQLLEEEFFGKWQDALCRWVWAAKPTVGEAIAWHEGFKRLLMPELLAEERVSVPIESGLQKINNAAQGIEIYRHERGQYASEAHSCRSRSRWRAVVGNRSNKRHR
- the LOC136490949 gene encoding putative disease resistance RPP13-like protein 1; translated protein: MAAARGEGRLVDDLRDFLDDFTFRAKRLAAPLLHKFGPSSEPSAVDDGELDKLRSRLRRIRATLRAAEDRVVADDFVALWLRELRDLEHAAQDVLEELEFEALRAARLEGFKAHLLRTSASAGGKRKRELSLMYSSSPDRVRRKIAKIMERYNEIARDREALRLRSGDGERRHEVSPMTPTSGLMKCRLHGRERDRRQVVELLLSGEANCYDVYSVVPIVGPAGVGKTSLAQHIYNDKAVSSNFDIKMWVWMCQQFNVLELTRKLTEEATESPCDFADMNQMHRVITNQLNGKRFLLVLDDVWDESQDRWASLQVPLKCAAPGSKIIVTTRSTKVANMMALKIHQLGYLSDTSCWSVCQDAALRGRDPSIIDDSLIPIGKLVAARCKGLPMAANAVGHVLSNAIDRNHWEAVEQSDFWNSEVVGQTLPALLVSYGSLHKHLKHCFSYCSLFPKEYLFRKDKLVRLWLAQGFIEADKERHAEDVACKYFDDLVENFFLLRSPYNDERFVMHDLYHELAEYVSAKEYSRIEKSTFSNVEEDARHLSLCPSEDHSNEIVQFYALHNQYLKKSLTPGLRTLLIVQKDDFKSEGNTLYINFPSGLFRLLGSLRALDLSSTNIEHLPHSVGELIHLRYLSLENTKIKCLPESISALFKLHSLSLKCCNSLGELPQGIKFLTNLRHLELPSMDNWNMCIPCGIGELTNLETMHVIKVGSDSGSCGIADLVNLNKLKGELCISGIENITSAQITPEASMKNKVELRKLILHWSCVDSMFSDDASSVLDSLQPHSDLEELTIRGFCGVRFPLWLGNEYMFSLSILELKDCLNCKELPSLGRLPCLKHLSINSLTSIKHVGRMLPGHDETNCGDCRSSTSRAFPTLETLKFMNMDSWELWDEIEATDFRCLQHLTIMRCSKLNRLPKLQALQNLRIKNCENLLNLPSFPSLQCIKIEGCWCVSQIMQLRIFSHIETLELRCHKKLVSVKKIPNPILHSFRLKQEGQLHKFSGCQVLPFQNLSVQDSQTTWTFLRCVGRTHECNCNFAAFTDLTSGQTDVHHSEAETCKDVSFHAGQPEDIELLSCKPVWVQMDQPEEIELICID